A single window of Rubripirellula lacrimiformis DNA harbors:
- a CDS encoding DUF6798 domain-containing protein encodes MMLDMPNAASELNSNPAAVSGRGWVTVMLFLLFFVYAGDAPPMVNEAHYLVKAKNFWQPDWCAADLFASSGKAHTTYYAVFGWPTKFLSLTATAWIGRVIGWWMLAVGLRRICDRMFAAWWASLAVATLWIAGIEYGNLAGEWVVGGTEAKVPAYGLVLMGIAELVDRKWNRVWVYLGAASAFHVLTGGWAVVAAAFAWLLTEFRRDDRRPFWTRWLFVGGALSLFGLVPAIWLTIGVDPSDATAAARIYSYFRIRHHLLPADFHWTWYLRHLVVLTIVAVGAWMDWRRSPGHTRLFSFTLGAVAVAGCGLVVGALPAVAPDLAAKLLRYYWFRLSDAVVPLMMAIVIMQWMVDVRGGRRIAAWIALMLATGLVGYSTYDRVVLAVPPSASNRLLGWDASLPPQAQQQAWDDWIRVCQWARDSSDPGEVFLTPRHQQTFKWYAQRSEVVNWKDVPQDAASLTEWNRRFAEIFPARLGTIRVTIGYQSLRQFREKYHARFMIVDRRVVGDQLPLIRIYPQRSEDNATFAVYELPR; translated from the coding sequence ATGATGCTTGATATGCCAAACGCTGCGTCCGAATTGAACAGCAACCCAGCGGCGGTCAGCGGTCGCGGGTGGGTGACCGTGATGTTGTTTCTGTTGTTCTTTGTTTACGCGGGCGATGCGCCGCCGATGGTGAACGAAGCGCACTACCTTGTGAAAGCCAAAAACTTTTGGCAGCCCGATTGGTGTGCCGCCGATCTTTTTGCGTCTTCTGGAAAAGCGCACACGACCTACTATGCGGTCTTCGGTTGGCCAACAAAGTTTTTGTCGCTGACGGCGACCGCCTGGATCGGCCGCGTTATCGGGTGGTGGATGTTGGCGGTGGGGCTGCGGCGAATTTGCGATCGCATGTTTGCCGCGTGGTGGGCGTCGCTGGCGGTAGCGACGTTGTGGATCGCTGGAATCGAGTATGGCAATTTGGCTGGCGAATGGGTCGTTGGTGGAACCGAAGCCAAAGTGCCGGCCTACGGGTTGGTGTTGATGGGGATCGCCGAATTGGTGGATCGAAAGTGGAACCGAGTTTGGGTCTACCTTGGCGCGGCGTCCGCTTTCCATGTTTTGACCGGTGGCTGGGCGGTTGTGGCGGCCGCATTTGCTTGGTTGCTGACCGAGTTTCGTCGTGATGATCGTCGCCCGTTCTGGACGCGTTGGCTGTTTGTGGGTGGTGCCCTGTCGCTATTCGGATTGGTGCCGGCGATCTGGTTGACGATCGGCGTGGACCCAAGCGATGCCACCGCGGCGGCTCGTATCTATTCGTACTTTCGAATTCGACACCATCTATTGCCAGCCGATTTTCATTGGACTTGGTACCTGCGTCACTTGGTGGTGTTGACGATCGTCGCGGTGGGGGCGTGGATGGATTGGCGTCGCTCACCGGGCCACACTCGACTGTTCTCATTCACCCTAGGCGCGGTGGCTGTCGCCGGGTGCGGATTGGTGGTGGGGGCGTTGCCAGCGGTTGCACCGGACTTGGCTGCTAAGTTGCTGCGGTACTATTGGTTCCGTCTATCCGATGCGGTTGTGCCTTTGATGATGGCGATTGTGATCATGCAGTGGATGGTCGATGTCCGTGGCGGACGCCGCATTGCCGCATGGATCGCATTGATGTTGGCGACCGGGTTGGTTGGGTACAGCACGTATGACCGTGTCGTCTTGGCGGTGCCCCCGTCGGCCAGCAATCGGTTACTGGGTTGGGACGCATCCCTGCCACCGCAGGCACAGCAGCAGGCCTGGGACGACTGGATCCGTGTCTGCCAGTGGGCACGCGATTCGTCGGACCCCGGCGAGGTCTTTTTGACGCCTCGCCATCAACAGACGTTCAAATGGTACGCCCAGCGTTCCGAGGTGGTGAACTGGAAAGATGTTCCCCAGGATGCGGCCAGCCTAACGGAATGGAACCGCCGGTTTGCGGAGATCTTCCCGGCTCGGCTCGGGACGATCCGGGTCACGATTGGCTACCAATCTTTGCGACAGTTTCGTGAGAAGTATCACGCACGATTCATGATCGTGGACCGCCGAGTCGTGGGGGACCAATTGCCGTTGATTCGAATCTATCCGCAACGTAGCGAGGATAACGCCACGTTTGCGGTGTACGAATTGCCGCGGTAA
- the pdxA gene encoding 4-hydroxythreonine-4-phosphate dehydrogenase PdxA, with translation MPEFSKLPDPNASGPPARRLPRIAITVGDVAGVGPELAIRCAALAEVTQRCEPILYGPQAVIDRIADQMSLQRPTRVLDIGKVDAAKVCPGKFDAVTGQASFDAFDRGVADAIAGRIDAVVTGPIQKEAWYAAGIRFPGHTEVLADRTGTDDACMMLTGDAISCVLATIHIPLADVAQQLTTESIVRAIRLGNDAITRRNGRPARVTVCGLNPHAGENGLFSHGEEERVIIPAIEIAKQDGILVTGPLPPDTAFTPAMRSATDVYVCMYHDQGLIPLKALCFDDAVNVTLGLPMVRTSVDHGTAMDIAWQGKANHHSMLAAIRMAIDLSDDA, from the coding sequence GTGCCCGAATTTTCGAAGCTTCCCGATCCCAACGCAAGCGGACCGCCGGCGCGCCGTCTTCCTCGGATCGCGATCACCGTGGGCGATGTTGCTGGCGTCGGTCCGGAATTGGCGATTCGTTGTGCCGCACTGGCCGAGGTAACGCAGCGATGTGAACCGATCCTGTACGGTCCACAGGCCGTCATCGATCGAATCGCCGATCAGATGTCGCTGCAGCGTCCGACGCGGGTGCTGGACATCGGGAAGGTCGATGCGGCGAAAGTTTGCCCTGGCAAATTTGATGCGGTGACCGGGCAGGCGTCGTTTGATGCGTTTGACCGCGGCGTGGCTGACGCGATCGCCGGACGCATCGATGCCGTGGTCACCGGACCGATCCAAAAAGAAGCCTGGTATGCGGCCGGGATCCGATTTCCCGGACACACCGAAGTGTTGGCGGATCGAACCGGAACGGACGATGCCTGCATGATGTTGACCGGCGACGCGATTTCATGCGTCTTGGCCACGATCCATATCCCGTTGGCCGATGTTGCCCAGCAGTTGACGACCGAATCGATCGTCCGAGCGATCCGTTTGGGCAATGACGCCATCACGCGTCGCAACGGTCGACCGGCTCGCGTGACGGTTTGTGGATTGAATCCGCACGCAGGCGAGAACGGGTTGTTTAGCCATGGCGAGGAAGAACGCGTGATCATCCCCGCGATCGAAATTGCAAAACAGGACGGCATCCTCGTCACCGGTCCCTTGCCGCCCGACACGGCATTCACACCAGCCATGCGATCAGCAACCGATGTTTATGTTTGCATGTATCACGATCAAGGATTGATCCCTTTGAAAGCTCTGTGTTTCGACGATGCGGTGAATGTGACGTTGGGGCTGCCGATGGTTCGCACCAGTGTGGATCATGGGACCGCGATGGATATCGCTTGGCAGGGGAAAGCCAATCACCACAGCATGCTGGCTGCGATTCGAATGGCGATCGATCTGTCGGATGATGCTTGA
- a CDS encoding C25 family cysteine peptidase yields the protein MTSARIVAITLALVVIGIIATGDAPAADIVAVCPADFRTELEPWLQHRRGQGMSVDVVASKSDAESLSRSIRAAADQQTRYVVLIGDAPTIGVRGNANRQIPMHYRSTTVTAMWGSPPTLSTDQPFGNLDGDDDGTTEAAVGRLPVSTANELQQAIQRIVAYETSQDFGPWRNQVQLVGGMGGFGMMADAAIESVTRTVVTGVLPASTQTTIAYASPGHPFFPQGKSFTGAVLANYQRGSAFWVYAGHGQVTELDRVPQSAAGIPVLDRQSAQRLDRPAGESPIALMLACYTGAMDAPENSIAETMWLSPGGPIAVIAGSRVTMPYGNATAAVGLIDGVFEQKLPRLGDAWRNTLDQMQQEDSANPVTPENANSRMMIDALATMISPAGSKLVDERREHLMLYNLIGDPTLNMHHPETIDVSVDTSVVAGDPIAVTVTSPIGGKLSVAIDRPLGGAKADDFSHTDSVTPDPIAFDPNRTRLATLEMEINAGRSATATFVLPAKTTGPVIARAFVEGEQGFANGAARTILRAP from the coding sequence ATGACCAGTGCGCGAATAGTTGCGATCACGCTTGCCTTGGTTGTCATCGGCATCATCGCAACCGGCGACGCCCCGGCAGCGGATATTGTCGCGGTATGCCCAGCGGACTTTCGCACCGAACTAGAACCATGGTTGCAGCACCGGCGTGGCCAGGGGATGTCGGTCGACGTGGTCGCATCGAAGTCGGATGCGGAAAGCCTGTCGCGTTCGATCCGCGCCGCCGCAGACCAACAGACTCGGTATGTCGTCTTGATCGGCGACGCCCCCACGATCGGTGTTCGCGGGAACGCCAATCGTCAAATCCCCATGCACTACCGATCCACCACGGTGACCGCGATGTGGGGGTCCCCACCCACGCTGTCGACCGATCAGCCGTTCGGCAATTTGGACGGCGATGACGATGGCACCACCGAAGCGGCGGTTGGCCGATTGCCCGTCAGCACCGCCAACGAACTGCAGCAAGCGATCCAGCGAATCGTCGCCTACGAAACCAGCCAAGACTTTGGACCATGGCGGAATCAAGTGCAGTTGGTCGGGGGCATGGGCGGATTCGGAATGATGGCCGATGCCGCGATCGAATCGGTCACTCGCACCGTGGTGACCGGCGTGCTGCCCGCATCGACTCAAACAACGATCGCCTACGCCAGTCCCGGGCATCCATTTTTTCCGCAGGGTAAATCGTTCACCGGTGCGGTGTTGGCGAACTATCAACGAGGCTCGGCATTCTGGGTCTACGCCGGCCATGGGCAGGTCACCGAACTGGATCGCGTTCCCCAATCAGCCGCCGGGATCCCGGTGCTGGATCGCCAAAGTGCCCAGCGTTTGGATCGCCCGGCCGGTGAATCACCGATCGCGTTGATGTTGGCCTGCTATACCGGTGCGATGGATGCACCGGAGAATTCGATTGCCGAAACCATGTGGCTATCGCCGGGCGGCCCCATCGCGGTGATTGCCGGCAGCCGCGTCACCATGCCCTACGGAAATGCCACCGCAGCGGTGGGATTGATCGATGGGGTCTTTGAACAAAAGCTGCCTCGTTTGGGCGACGCATGGCGGAACACCCTTGATCAAATGCAACAGGAAGATTCCGCCAACCCGGTCACTCCTGAAAACGCGAACTCGCGAATGATGATCGACGCCTTGGCGACCATGATCAGCCCCGCCGGTTCGAAACTGGTGGATGAAAGACGCGAACACCTGATGCTGTACAACTTGATCGGTGACCCAACGCTCAACATGCACCATCCGGAAACGATTGACGTATCGGTGGACACCAGTGTCGTGGCAGGCGATCCCATCGCAGTCACGGTGACCAGCCCAATCGGCGGAAAGCTATCCGTCGCCATCGATCGTCCGTTGGGCGGTGCGAAGGCAGACGACTTTTCCCACACCGATAGCGTGACACCCGATCCAATAGCGTTTGATCCCAACCGCACGCGGTTGGCAACCTTGGAAATGGAAATCAACGCCGGACGCAGCGCGACCGCGACGTTCGTTTTGCCGGCGAAAACGACCGGCCCCGTGATCGCCCGTGCATTCGTCGAAGGTGAACAGGGCTTCGCCAATGGGGCCGCCAGAACCATTCTTCGGGCGCCCTGA
- a CDS encoding protein-tyrosine phosphatase family protein: MNTNLSAKSAAPIHRLNRQRWLPKSALANGMGSILLLTLGAIQTLAQPPTVESAKPLGIVSLPNAFRIDQNLISGGLPDGEAGFVALKDMGVRTIICVDGAIPDVETANRFGLRYVHLPHGYDGIDPSRIMELAKAITELPGPVYVHCHHGKHRSPAAAAAACITAGRMTGTQGQAFLKTAGTSPDYRGLYSSVAASRPVSPIQLEQLNVQFTSIAPVPEMAAAMVELEHTFTALTSLASNQWKAPASHPDLDARHQALLLREHFTEMLRVDTSTPHTADFDRWLQRSIDRSVDLEKLLKQRAEAIPPAANPDTAQPAIAADKAPTQVGELDLQIDRLMNSIRSDCKACHRRFRDKN; encoded by the coding sequence ATGAACACCAATCTTAGCGCCAAATCGGCTGCCCCCATTCATCGCCTGAACCGCCAACGGTGGCTTCCCAAGTCAGCGCTGGCAAACGGGATGGGTTCGATCCTGTTGCTGACACTCGGTGCAATCCAGACGTTGGCACAGCCACCCACGGTCGAATCGGCCAAGCCGCTGGGGATTGTCTCGCTTCCCAATGCGTTTCGTATCGACCAGAACCTGATTTCGGGTGGGCTTCCCGATGGCGAAGCAGGATTTGTGGCGTTGAAAGACATGGGCGTACGCACCATCATTTGCGTCGATGGAGCGATCCCAGATGTCGAGACGGCCAATCGGTTCGGCCTTCGCTACGTGCACCTGCCGCATGGTTACGATGGCATCGATCCGAGTCGGATCATGGAACTGGCCAAAGCGATCACCGAATTGCCGGGCCCCGTTTACGTGCATTGCCATCATGGCAAACATCGATCGCCAGCCGCTGCGGCAGCAGCCTGCATCACGGCGGGGCGGATGACGGGGACGCAGGGACAGGCGTTCTTGAAGACCGCGGGCACCAGCCCCGACTACCGCGGCCTGTACAGCAGCGTGGCAGCCAGCCGGCCGGTGTCGCCGATTCAGTTGGAACAGTTAAACGTCCAGTTCACCTCGATTGCTCCCGTCCCAGAGATGGCCGCTGCGATGGTTGAACTGGAACACACCTTCACCGCATTGACCTCGTTGGCGTCTAACCAATGGAAAGCCCCCGCATCACACCCCGATCTCGATGCACGGCACCAGGCATTGTTGCTTCGCGAGCACTTCACGGAAATGTTGCGAGTGGACACGTCGACGCCCCACACCGCCGACTTCGACCGCTGGCTGCAACGGTCGATCGATCGGTCGGTCGATTTGGAAAAGTTGCTGAAACAGCGTGCTGAAGCGATCCCCCCCGCGGCCAATCCAGACACAGCTCAACCTGCGATAGCGGCGGACAAAGCACCGACCCAAGTGGGGGAATTGGATCTGCAGATCGACCGGCTGATGAATTCGATCCGATCCGACTGCAAAGCCTGCCACCGTCGCTTTCGCGACAAAAATTAG
- a CDS encoding DUF5658 family protein, with product MKSRHCSADWFPLPIALTTVSLLGLFFFVSDVAADDPPAQKSSSFHITRGFLFVDDAFVSTPVDIQADADQIRLNDAMVSASQVPNVDYSNGTTFGDERRFRGSRGAPRRGWGDYSNRDPRRNRPRAQLSPAQGLAGRIAFELNMQNIVVVRPDRSLLVLEMAWGGREFLARLTSPAEREKSPSAELLEAIESQDIDSGEVLEWADHYQPSAIFLEQAKIQLDPVDALIIANEKVITGVKWQSALTFPLTVIGMVLVVLAFGHLLSANPRTTTITGGVDLSSDQEQMIRRSLMYVSALSVMDLIWTILASQAGTMRELNPLGGQLISDPLMLAAFKIGVTSLSVGLLFALRRQPLAHQASWWTCLLLTLLTARWLTFQSMFVV from the coding sequence ATGAAAAGTCGCCATTGCTCTGCCGACTGGTTTCCGCTTCCGATCGCACTGACGACAGTTTCGTTGCTCGGTTTGTTCTTCTTTGTTTCGGATGTTGCCGCCGACGATCCCCCGGCGCAGAAATCGTCGTCGTTCCACATCACGCGTGGATTCTTGTTCGTGGACGATGCATTCGTCAGTACGCCTGTTGACATCCAAGCGGACGCGGACCAAATCCGTCTGAACGATGCCATGGTGTCAGCCAGCCAAGTGCCAAACGTTGACTATTCGAATGGGACGACGTTTGGTGATGAACGCCGATTTCGCGGGTCCCGAGGCGCGCCACGACGGGGCTGGGGCGACTACTCCAACCGCGATCCACGTCGCAACCGACCACGTGCCCAGCTTTCACCGGCGCAGGGGCTCGCCGGCCGAATCGCATTTGAATTGAACATGCAAAATATTGTCGTGGTCCGCCCCGACCGTTCGCTACTCGTCTTAGAGATGGCATGGGGTGGACGCGAATTCCTCGCTCGTCTGACATCACCGGCGGAAAGGGAAAAATCACCTTCGGCCGAATTGCTGGAGGCGATCGAGAGCCAAGACATCGATTCGGGCGAGGTATTGGAATGGGCCGACCATTACCAACCGTCCGCCATCTTCTTGGAACAAGCCAAAATCCAATTGGACCCGGTGGACGCTTTGATCATCGCCAACGAAAAGGTGATTACCGGCGTCAAGTGGCAATCTGCACTGACCTTCCCGTTGACTGTCATCGGCATGGTCTTGGTTGTGTTGGCGTTCGGTCACCTGTTGTCGGCCAATCCACGAACCACCACGATCACCGGCGGTGTGGACCTGTCATCGGATCAAGAACAGATGATTCGTCGATCGCTGATGTACGTGTCCGCGTTATCGGTGATGGACCTAATCTGGACAATCCTGGCCTCGCAAGCCGGCACGATGCGAGAACTCAATCCACTCGGTGGCCAACTGATCTCCGATCCGTTGATGTTGGCTGCATTCAAAATTGGCGTGACATCATTATCGGTCGGACTTCTGTTCGCCCTGCGTCGTCAACCGCTGGCTCATCAAGCATCATGGTGGACCTGCCTGCTGTTGACCCTACTGACCGCCCGATGGCTAACCTTCCAGTCCATGTTTGTGGTCTAG
- a CDS encoding GxxExxY protein, producing the protein MFKQEGYDLMGAAFEVYNELGYGMAEDVYQSALEVELGLRCIPFNAQVELDVFFKGHLLRPKYRPDLLVFDEIVVELKALKELSSEHDAQLFNYMRIACKQVGYLINFGKKGALEWKRFVVNDLHDRRNE; encoded by the coding sequence ATGTTCAAACAAGAAGGATACGACTTGATGGGTGCCGCTTTTGAGGTCTACAACGAGCTCGGGTATGGCATGGCGGAAGATGTTTATCAGTCGGCGCTGGAAGTTGAACTCGGTTTGCGGTGCATTCCTTTCAACGCTCAGGTCGAGTTGGATGTGTTCTTCAAAGGGCACCTGTTGAGGCCGAAGTATCGGCCGGATTTGCTGGTGTTCGACGAGATCGTTGTTGAGCTGAAAGCGCTGAAAGAACTGAGTTCGGAACACGATGCCCAACTGTTTAACTACATGCGGATTGCGTGCAAGCAGGTTGGGTACTTGATCAACTTTGGCAAGAAGGGTGCCCTGGAGTGGAAGCGATTCGTTGTCAATGATCTTCACGATCGCAGGAACGAGTGA
- the pelA gene encoding pectate lyase, translated as MNILLNGADAARTFACWTVWNMAVMGAVSTSLNAGTPAENLCRKPAVWFDSPAGQETMRIVLSWQSDHGDWPKNTDTTNKVFSGDRSTLRGTFDNGATTGELRLLAHAFQATNDPRYKQAFVKGLDHILNAQYANGGWPQYFPLRKGYYTHITFNDNCMIRLLQFLGDIAAAPEFGFLDQEHQRAAQKAIDRGIDCIVKCQIVVNGTATVWCAQHDEVTLAAAKARAYELPSLSGAESAGILKYLMSLDNPDAHVIRCVHDGVGWFETAKIDGFRYQKSGTGAALTPDPSARPLWARFYEIESNRPFFCDRDGIPKYDIQQIGSERRSGYTWYGNWGESLINQFAKWEYR; from the coding sequence ATGAACATCCTTCTGAACGGTGCAGACGCCGCTCGAACATTTGCATGTTGGACCGTCTGGAACATGGCGGTGATGGGGGCCGTGTCGACATCGCTCAATGCAGGCACGCCAGCCGAGAACTTGTGCCGGAAACCAGCCGTCTGGTTCGATAGCCCCGCGGGACAGGAAACCATGCGGATCGTGCTATCGTGGCAATCCGATCATGGCGACTGGCCCAAGAATACGGACACCACAAACAAGGTGTTTTCGGGCGACCGATCCACACTGCGTGGAACGTTCGACAACGGTGCGACCACCGGTGAATTGCGTCTTTTGGCCCACGCATTCCAAGCCACTAACGACCCCAGGTACAAACAGGCATTTGTCAAAGGATTGGACCATATCCTGAATGCCCAGTACGCCAATGGTGGATGGCCACAGTACTTCCCGCTGCGAAAAGGCTACTACACCCACATCACCTTCAATGACAATTGCATGATCCGGTTGCTGCAGTTCCTAGGTGACATTGCCGCAGCCCCGGAATTTGGTTTCCTGGATCAAGAACACCAAAGGGCTGCCCAGAAGGCGATCGATCGCGGCATCGACTGTATCGTGAAATGCCAGATTGTCGTGAATGGGACTGCAACGGTTTGGTGTGCCCAACACGACGAAGTCACCTTGGCTGCGGCCAAGGCTCGCGCCTATGAACTCCCCTCGCTCAGTGGAGCCGAAAGCGCTGGGATCTTGAAATACCTGATGAGCCTGGACAACCCGGATGCACATGTCATTCGCTGCGTCCATGATGGCGTGGGCTGGTTCGAAACTGCAAAGATCGACGGTTTCCGATACCAGAAAAGTGGCACCGGCGCTGCGCTGACTCCCGATCCATCGGCACGCCCACTGTGGGCACGGTTCTATGAGATCGAATCGAACCGTCCGTTTTTCTGCGATCGAGACGGGATCCCCAAATACGATATTCAGCAGATCGGAAGCGAACGACGCAGCGGCTACACATGGTACGGCAACTGGGGCGAAAGCTTGATCAACCAATTCGCCAAATGGGAATACCGGTGA
- a CDS encoding vWA domain-containing protein, with the protein MSWISALAPWQWAIFAAVPVGIVLLYFLKLRREPVEVPSTYLWSRTIEDLHVNSLMQRLRRSLLLFLQLLAVALAAMALLRPGIRGDASSQGRTVYLLDTSASMQATDGVDGKSRFETARDLIRDRIEGMSDSETAMLVTFSDRPDTVQSFTTDRRRLRDALSRVQVTNHPTDILGALKAADGLANPRRSSEVGNLNDLQVADAMPADLLVFSDGGFQPVTEFNLGNLIPQYVAIGGNSPNNVAITAFSAERNVEQPTQVQAFATVMNLGERPIETTATLSMESEFLDAASVSLEPGEQTGLSFAIENEEGVSLRLALDVEDDLAVDNVAFAGLTPLRTVRVLVITPGNTPLELGLETEKAAKICVSEFVTPSYLDTDAWADRAGAGTDDLVIFDRCSPGQMPATNTFFIGSLPPNPDTDDAGDGDAVTAEPDGSAADAPASKGWSWASEPGSVVLVDIDRTQPIMRFLEVFSLLIFEGRSISGPAGSFELIAADTGPMLVLSPRDGFQDLVLGFEIISTDADGLTQTNTNWYTERSWPVFLLNLLRYLAGAAEATGAPSYQPGETVRVRLESAVAEAVLKRSSSDSAEADAITTIPTGPNGIIEVVDTEQTGNYRVLDNDRLADLFAINLFDQGESSLAVAPSIELGYEAVKAATGGIERRHEYWRWALLGVLGLLATEWWVFSRRVA; encoded by the coding sequence ATGAGCTGGATATCGGCTTTGGCGCCTTGGCAATGGGCTATCTTCGCAGCCGTTCCGGTCGGGATCGTGCTGCTTTACTTTCTGAAGTTGCGACGCGAACCAGTCGAGGTGCCCAGCACGTACCTCTGGTCGCGAACCATCGAAGATTTGCACGTCAACAGTCTGATGCAACGTTTGCGTCGCAGCCTGTTGTTGTTTCTGCAGTTGTTGGCGGTGGCGTTGGCTGCAATGGCGCTGCTGCGGCCCGGAATTCGTGGAGACGCCTCGTCGCAAGGTCGAACGGTTTACCTGCTAGATACGTCGGCCAGTATGCAGGCAACCGACGGTGTAGACGGCAAATCTCGCTTTGAAACCGCCCGCGACTTGATCCGCGATCGGATCGAAGGCATGAGCGATTCTGAAACCGCGATGTTGGTGACGTTTAGCGATCGCCCGGACACGGTCCAGTCGTTTACCACCGATCGCAGGCGACTGCGTGATGCACTTTCACGTGTCCAGGTGACCAATCATCCAACCGATATCTTGGGTGCCCTGAAGGCCGCAGACGGATTGGCGAACCCGCGACGCAGCAGTGAAGTCGGCAACCTGAATGATTTGCAAGTGGCCGATGCGATGCCGGCCGACCTGTTGGTGTTCAGCGATGGTGGGTTCCAACCGGTCACCGAGTTCAATCTGGGTAACCTGATTCCGCAGTACGTCGCGATCGGTGGGAACAGCCCGAACAATGTCGCGATCACCGCGTTTTCGGCAGAGCGAAACGTTGAACAACCGACTCAGGTGCAGGCGTTTGCAACCGTCATGAATCTTGGGGAACGGCCGATCGAGACAACCGCCACGTTGTCGATGGAAAGCGAGTTTCTGGATGCGGCATCGGTTTCGCTGGAACCGGGGGAACAGACCGGACTGTCTTTCGCGATCGAAAACGAAGAAGGTGTGTCGCTGCGTTTGGCACTGGATGTCGAAGATGACTTGGCCGTCGATAATGTCGCCTTTGCAGGTTTGACGCCGCTGCGTACGGTCCGTGTTTTAGTGATCACGCCTGGCAACACACCGCTGGAACTAGGATTGGAAACCGAGAAGGCTGCCAAGATTTGCGTTTCGGAATTTGTGACGCCATCCTATTTGGATACCGATGCTTGGGCCGATCGGGCTGGGGCCGGAACCGATGACCTGGTCATCTTTGATCGCTGCAGCCCGGGCCAGATGCCGGCAACCAACACGTTTTTCATCGGTTCGCTTCCGCCCAATCCTGACACCGACGATGCCGGTGACGGTGATGCCGTTACCGCAGAACCCGACGGTTCCGCTGCGGACGCGCCGGCTAGCAAGGGATGGTCTTGGGCTTCCGAGCCCGGGTCTGTCGTGTTGGTCGACATTGACCGGACTCAGCCGATCATGCGATTCCTAGAGGTCTTCTCGTTGTTGATTTTTGAAGGTCGCAGCATCTCGGGGCCTGCCGGATCCTTTGAACTGATTGCCGCCGATACCGGGCCGATGTTGGTTCTGTCGCCACGCGATGGATTCCAAGATTTGGTGCTTGGTTTCGAGATCATTTCGACTGATGCCGATGGTCTGACCCAGACCAATACCAACTGGTATACCGAACGATCCTGGCCGGTGTTCTTGCTGAACCTGCTGCGCTATCTAGCGGGTGCTGCCGAAGCGACGGGGGCGCCGTCATACCAGCCTGGCGAAACTGTGCGAGTGCGTTTGGAGAGTGCCGTTGCCGAAGCGGTGTTGAAACGTTCGTCAAGCGACTCGGCCGAAGCGGACGCCATCACGACGATCCCAACCGGGCCGAACGGAATTATCGAAGTGGTGGACACCGAACAGACCGGGAACTACCGCGTTTTGGACAACGATCGATTGGCCGATTTGTTTGCGATCAATCTGTTTGATCAAGGTGAAAGCAGCCTTGCCGTGGCGCCCAGTATCGAACTGGGGTATGAAGCCGTCAAAGCCGCGACCGGTGGCATCGAGCGACGCCATGAGTATTGGCGATGGGCGCTGCTGGGCGTCTTGGGATTGTTGGCAACCGAGTGGTGGGTGTTCAGCCGACGCGTGGCGTAG
- a CDS encoding DUF58 domain-containing protein, whose amino-acid sequence MPKTATSSTLLSPELLGRLERMELVSRKVFRGRMKGERRSKRKGQSVEFADFRNYVAGDDLRLIDWNLYARLDQLFLKMFLEEEDLHFFALVDASESMNFGDPTKLHVAKQLAAALGYVGMCRADRVSVSVLGPEGRRAPVLRGRASLWKMLGYLDSVEAGQNVSLYDGVKDFSLRTSGSGVCVLLTDLMDKSGYESALRMLIGRRMDVFVMHILSPEEIDPPLRGDRKLIDVEDGDAAEITINAHVLEKYKSTVQSFIAGAKQFCSRRSIVYIPVRTDVPVETIVTRYLRERGVVR is encoded by the coding sequence ATGCCCAAAACCGCCACCTCATCGACACTGTTAAGCCCCGAATTGTTGGGCCGTTTGGAACGCATGGAATTGGTGTCGCGAAAAGTGTTTCGTGGCCGAATGAAGGGCGAACGGCGCAGTAAGCGGAAGGGTCAAAGTGTCGAGTTCGCCGATTTCCGAAACTATGTCGCCGGCGATGACCTGCGGCTGATCGACTGGAATCTTTACGCGCGACTTGACCAACTGTTCCTGAAGATGTTTCTGGAAGAGGAGGATCTGCACTTCTTTGCGCTGGTCGATGCAAGCGAATCGATGAACTTCGGGGATCCCACGAAACTGCATGTTGCCAAGCAATTGGCCGCCGCGCTCGGATATGTCGGTATGTGCCGGGCGGACCGAGTCAGCGTTTCTGTGTTGGGCCCCGAAGGTCGACGAGCGCCAGTGCTGCGCGGTCGAGCCAGTCTGTGGAAGATGCTGGGCTATTTGGACTCGGTCGAAGCGGGTCAGAACGTCTCGCTGTATGACGGCGTCAAAGACTTCTCGCTGCGAACATCGGGCAGCGGTGTATGTGTGTTGCTGACCGACCTGATGGACAAATCCGGTTACGAGTCAGCGCTGCGGATGCTGATCGGACGAAGAATGGACGTGTTTGTGATGCATATCCTGTCGCCAGAGGAAATTGATCCGCCGCTGCGAGGCGATCGGAAATTGATCGATGTCGAAGACGGGGACGCCGCGGAGATCACGATCAACGCTCACGTGTTGGAAAAGTACAAATCCACGGTGCAATCCTTCATCGCAGGAGCCAAACAGTTCTGTAGCCGTCGATCGATCGTGTACATCCCGGTCCGCACCGATGTCCCGGTGGAAACCATCGTGACCAGATACCTGCGTGAACGAGGGGTTGTACGATGA